One Methanohalophilus mahii DSM 5219 genomic window carries:
- a CDS encoding potassium channel family protein, translating to MKLPAMWRRSLYHYMGISLGVVIIDTIVFLLLVNYEGQTQYYNPVDAIYWVISTATTVGYGDIVLTSPIGKIFAIFVQLSGVIMVFGILITFVITPWFERSLNMPLPAKAPESITSHIIICGYNKLMQTLIEELQEQNVSFVIIEEDEEVVRRLLDQNLSCIYGRATEDKTLENARIKNARFLIANRSDEENASIVLTASNLADTYIISVAEDSANIKYLKYAGAKRVVSPKLVLGRFLGKKGLDPYVRGLGGATAFLGDNNIVELPVYPASSLIGKSLKENDIHTKTGANIIGLR from the coding sequence ATGAAATTACCGGCCATGTGGAGACGATCACTGTACCATTACATGGGCATTTCCCTGGGAGTGGTGATCATCGATACGATCGTCTTCCTTCTGCTGGTAAATTATGAAGGACAAACGCAATATTATAATCCTGTTGATGCTATATATTGGGTAATCTCAACTGCCACTACTGTAGGTTACGGAGACATTGTATTAACAAGTCCAATCGGCAAAATTTTTGCCATCTTCGTACAATTAAGTGGTGTAATCATGGTATTTGGTATTTTGATTACTTTTGTCATCACACCGTGGTTTGAAAGATCCCTGAACATGCCCCTCCCTGCAAAAGCCCCGGAATCTATCACTTCCCATATCATAATATGTGGTTATAATAAATTGATGCAAACTCTTATAGAAGAACTGCAGGAACAAAATGTAAGTTTTGTAATAATTGAGGAAGATGAAGAAGTGGTTCGCAGGCTTCTCGATCAAAATCTTTCCTGCATATATGGCAGGGCTACAGAAGATAAAACCCTGGAAAATGCCAGAATAAAAAATGCCCGTTTTTTAATAGCCAACCGCTCGGACGAAGAAAACGCCAGTATTGTACTTACTGCTTCAAACCTTGCAGATACTTATATAATATCAGTTGCAGAGGATTCTGCCAATATCAAGTATCTCAAATATGCAGGTGCAAAAAGAGTCGTCTCCCCAAAACTTGTACTCGGACGATTCCTTGGGAAAAAAGGATTGGACCCCTATGTCAGAGGGCTTGGCGGAGCGACTGCATTTCTGGGAGATAATAATATTGTAGAATTACCAGTCTATCCTGCAAGTTCCCTTATTGGCAAATCATTAAAAGAAAATGATATTCATACAAAGACGGGCGCTAACATAATCGGCTTAAGATAA
- a CDS encoding potassium channel family protein — MQRGHIVVLGYGDVGKRVAEILDETKIPFVIVDSKEELFFKKDFEYIIGNGTDEEILKSAGIEDASTIIICLNDDTDVIFATLVSRGLNPDSTIFARANSVESIDKIYKAGGDYVASLSIVAGQMLAKITSLCYYSEEYCPIDEIMLYEGIEIERYVVDKRMEGRTVGSLGLYETTGCRIIGYMKNEQVHIDELDDIVLERNDVISVVGTRENIARFKAKYKDVKDK; from the coding sequence ATGCAACGGGGCCATATAGTAGTTCTTGGATATGGGGATGTAGGTAAAAGGGTTGCAGAAATACTTGATGAGACCAAAATCCCCTTTGTAATTGTAGATTCGAAGGAAGAACTTTTTTTCAAAAAGGATTTTGAATATATTATAGGAAACGGTACAGATGAAGAAATCCTGAAGAGTGCAGGCATAGAGGATGCCTCCACAATTATAATTTGTTTAAATGATGATACTGATGTAATTTTTGCAACTCTGGTGAGCAGAGGCCTAAACCCCGATTCAACTATATTTGCAAGGGCAAATTCGGTAGAATCCATTGATAAAATATACAAGGCGGGAGGCGATTATGTAGCGTCTCTGTCCATTGTTGCCGGGCAGATGCTGGCAAAAATAACCTCTTTATGTTACTATTCAGAAGAATACTGCCCGATAGACGAGATCATGTTGTATGAAGGGATCGAGATCGAACGGTATGTTGTGGATAAAAGGATGGAAGGCAGAACAGTGGGCAGTCTTGGTCTGTATGAAACTACAGGCTGTCGTATTATTGGTTACATGAAAAATGAACAGGTACACATCGACGAACTGGATGACATCGTACTTGAAAGGAACGATGTCATATCGGTTGTAGGGACACGGGAAAATATTGCCCGCTTCAAAGCAAAATACAAAGATGTAAAGGATAAATGA
- a CDS encoding sulfite exporter TauE/SafE family protein — protein MFTDPLLLALIILFLSSVFAYLGIGGAVIYVPLFYWIGIDLRIAIPLSLLLNVVTTGSSSFIYLRKKTIDFHAAIPFLVFSVIGAPIGKYIGTQISENAIISIFSFVIVLVGLIMMAPGSRNAILPKPADKKRLLMGLLVGLGAGVCAGLLGIGGGSFVVPLLLAFGYGVREAAATSSLIVLVSSASGLVAHLNNISLTDSTVISLGLAAFIGSQLGSHIMYTPRGNLEAFSRKYFKNIFGLFLIVVALLLQYRVHF, from the coding sequence ATGTTTACGGACCCTCTTCTCCTTGCATTAATTATTCTGTTCCTTTCCTCTGTTTTTGCATATCTGGGAATCGGGGGAGCGGTGATCTACGTGCCTCTTTTTTACTGGATAGGGATCGACCTGCGAATAGCTATTCCGCTTTCCCTTTTGCTCAATGTGGTTACTACCGGTTCATCCTCATTTATATACCTGAGAAAGAAAACAATTGACTTCCATGCTGCAATCCCCTTTCTGGTATTCTCGGTTATCGGGGCACCCATCGGGAAATACATAGGGACACAGATCTCAGAAAATGCAATTATTTCAATTTTCAGTTTTGTCATAGTCCTTGTAGGTTTGATTATGATGGCCCCCGGTTCAAGAAATGCGATCCTGCCCAAACCTGCAGATAAAAAACGTTTGCTCATGGGATTGCTGGTCGGTCTTGGAGCGGGGGTATGTGCCGGTTTACTGGGTATCGGGGGAGGTTCTTTTGTAGTTCCCCTTCTGCTGGCCTTCGGATACGGAGTCCGGGAGGCCGCTGCAACATCTTCGCTGATTGTTCTCGTCTCTTCGGCTTCCGGTCTGGTGGCTCATCTCAACAACATATCCCTTACAGACAGCACAGTAATTTCACTTGGATTAGCTGCCTTCATTGGAAGCCAGCTGGGATCCCATATCATGTATACACCTAGGGGCAACCTTGAAGCATTCTCCAGAAAATATTTCAAAAATATTTTTGGACTTTTTCTTATTGTGGTTGCGCTTCTCTTACAATATCGAGTCCATTTTTAA
- the pheT gene encoding phenylalanine--tRNA ligase subunit beta, which produces MPIITLDYEDLEKLTGTDRDSIIDRVPMIGADIERLEEKSIDIEFFPDRPDLYSVEGVSRAMRGFMDIETGPVKYDIKHSDVEISLDDDIKNIRPVLACAIVRGVKFTESSIKALMDLQESLHWGLGRDRKKVSIGVHDLSRIKPPFRYIGADPSVEFVPLDFTEPMSLADILERHPKGTRFAPLLEGYSKYPLILDAKDQVLSFPPIINGTLTMVDKNTTDLFIDVTGLSAEVYTALNIVVAALADRGGRIESVKINYPDGESKFTPDLSPEKRIISMDEVKSLIGMDFTSDEVASHLRRMRYAASPAGTNVVEIEIPPYRADILHNYDIIEDIAISVGFDNIEAIFPSTSTTGEAHPLSLIQDNIREIMVGLGYSEVMPFTLTSEKVHFDNMRRPHTEDVTPVMHPISEDQTMIRTTLLPNQLEILSLNQHHELPQRIFEVGEAIVNCANKLHLAATSIHALANFEEIREIVDSMMLERNIPYSVSPSEDPAFIEGRKADILVNGTKVGVMGEIHPQVILNFGLGQPVVGFEINLDE; this is translated from the coding sequence ATGCCCATTATAACACTGGATTATGAAGACCTTGAGAAACTTACAGGTACTGACAGGGATAGCATAATAGACAGGGTTCCCATGATCGGAGCAGATATCGAACGTCTTGAAGAGAAATCCATTGATATCGAATTCTTCCCTGATCGTCCCGACCTATATAGTGTCGAAGGTGTTTCCAGAGCAATGCGGGGATTTATGGATATTGAAACAGGTCCCGTAAAATATGATATTAAACATTCAGATGTTGAAATATCTCTAGACGATGATATAAAGAATATCCGTCCTGTGCTTGCTTGTGCGATTGTCCGCGGAGTCAAATTCACCGAATCCTCAATAAAAGCTCTGATGGACCTGCAGGAATCCCTGCACTGGGGGTTGGGTAGGGATCGTAAGAAAGTATCAATAGGGGTTCATGACCTTTCGAGGATCAAACCACCTTTCAGGTATATCGGTGCGGACCCATCAGTGGAATTTGTTCCCCTCGATTTCACCGAACCCATGAGCCTGGCAGATATTCTTGAAAGACATCCAAAGGGCACACGTTTTGCCCCTCTTCTTGAAGGCTATTCAAAATATCCCCTTATACTTGATGCTAAGGATCAGGTGCTTTCCTTCCCACCTATTATAAACGGAACACTAACGATGGTGGACAAAAATACCACCGACCTTTTCATAGATGTAACAGGTCTGAGTGCGGAAGTCTATACAGCCCTTAACATTGTTGTGGCTGCACTTGCTGATCGTGGAGGCAGGATTGAATCTGTTAAGATCAATTATCCCGACGGGGAATCAAAATTCACTCCTGATCTTTCACCGGAAAAACGCATTATTTCAATGGATGAAGTAAAATCCCTTATTGGTATGGACTTCACATCAGATGAAGTAGCAAGCCATTTGAGAAGAATGCGTTATGCGGCATCACCTGCAGGCACAAATGTAGTGGAGATAGAAATTCCTCCCTACAGGGCAGATATCCTGCATAATTATGATATAATTGAAGACATTGCAATTTCAGTAGGCTTTGACAATATTGAGGCAATATTCCCGTCCACTTCAACAACCGGTGAGGCACATCCCCTTTCCCTGATACAGGATAATATCAGGGAGATTATGGTTGGATTGGGATATTCTGAAGTGATGCCATTCACTCTTACCAGTGAGAAAGTGCATTTTGATAATATGAGAAGGCCACATACAGAAGATGTGACGCCTGTTATGCATCCCATCAGTGAAGATCAGACAATGATACGCACGACCCTTCTGCCCAACCAGCTGGAAATTCTTTCCCTGAACCAGCATCATGAACTGCCTCAGCGCATATTTGAGGTAGGTGAGGCTATCGTAAATTGTGCAAATAAGCTGCATCTGGCAGCTACGTCTATTCATGCACTGGCAAATTTCGAGGAAATAAGGGAAATCGTTGATTCTATGATGCTGGAGCGAAATATTCCTTATTCAGTTAGTCCATCAGAAGATCCGGCATTTATCGAAGGCCGAAAAGCAGATATTCTGGTAAATGGCACAAAGGTGGGTGTGATGGGAGAAATTCATCCGCAAGTCATACTCAATTTCGGGCTTGGACAACCGGTTGTAGGTTTTGAAATAAATCTGGATGAATAA